The Deinococcus carri genome contains a region encoding:
- a CDS encoding NAD(P)-dependent oxidoreductase gives MSRTLAFLGLGAMGWPMAAQLARHTTETGGRTLVWNRTREKADAHAREFGSEAVELSAVTAADVIFSCLPTSTEVDDVMLALDGKLREGAVWIDCTSGQPEAARRQAAGLAQRGVAFLDAPVSGGPMGAEAGTLAVMVGGDAAVLEGVRGDLAFAGKVVHVGATGAGFAVKAINNTLMAVNMWAAGEGLAALARTGVDLHAALEVINAGSGRSYPTETLIPQRVLTREFPLTFQLGLLAKDAGIAAGVVQDARASAPVLMQVASLYRAAAHTVGAGADYSAALRLVEQMNGVEIK, from the coding sequence ATGAGCAGAACGCTTGCATTCCTGGGCCTGGGCGCGATGGGCTGGCCGATGGCGGCGCAACTGGCGCGGCACACCACCGAGACGGGCGGGCGCACCCTCGTCTGGAACCGCACCCGCGAGAAGGCCGACGCCCACGCCCGCGAGTTCGGCAGCGAGGCGGTGGAGCTGAGCGCGGTGACGGCCGCCGACGTGATTTTCTCCTGCCTCCCGACCAGCACCGAGGTGGACGACGTCATGCTGGCGCTGGACGGGAAACTCCGGGAGGGGGCCGTCTGGATAGACTGCACCAGCGGGCAGCCCGAGGCAGCGCGGCGGCAGGCGGCGGGGCTGGCGCAGCGCGGGGTCGCCTTTCTGGACGCGCCCGTGAGCGGCGGGCCGATGGGCGCAGAGGCCGGAACGCTGGCCGTGATGGTCGGCGGGGACGCGGCGGTGCTGGAAGGGGTGCGCGGCGACCTCGCCTTTGCCGGGAAGGTCGTGCATGTGGGCGCAACGGGCGCGGGCTTCGCGGTGAAGGCGATCAACAACACGCTGATGGCCGTGAACATGTGGGCGGCGGGCGAGGGGCTGGCGGCGCTGGCGCGGACGGGCGTGGACCTGCACGCGGCGCTGGAGGTCATCAACGCGGGCAGTGGCCGCTCCTACCCCACCGAGACGCTGATTCCGCAGCGGGTGCTGACGCGCGAGTTTCCGCTGACGTTCCAGCTCGGCCTGCTCGCCAAGGACGCGGGCATCGCCGCCGGGGTGGTGCAGGACGCCCGGGCCAGCGCGCCGGTGCTGATGCAGGTGGCCTCTCTGTACCGCGCGGCGGCGCACACGGTCGGGGCGGGGGCGGACTACAGCGCGGCGCTGCGGCTGGTCGAACAGATGAACGGGGTGGAGATCAAGTGA
- a CDS encoding DegV family protein: MTPPLFAVSTDGGLDAFAGLNNAVPVAPFSLNFGSRTYRMDEITREGLYRELQTNPEHPTSSQPTPQDWAQAYTQASGGTLPVLGLTISSGLSGSLNAAEQARAVVPQIPVTLHDTRTLSAAQAFQVHAAATAAGRGETLETALDWVRQTAAETELYFTIETLEYLRRGGRIGRVQATLGGLLNLKPVITVDRATGAYTNVGRARSYKGAIEAVAAQVTARYGEGTPLRLGLLYGSVREDADALLEVIQARHPVVWSGAAGVNPVLNVHTGPRALGVAAAPGHWVWER, from the coding sequence GTGACGCCCCCCCTCTTCGCGGTGTCGACCGACGGCGGGCTGGACGCCTTCGCGGGCCTGAACAACGCCGTGCCGGTCGCGCCCTTCAGCCTGAACTTCGGCTCCCGCACGTACCGCATGGACGAGATCACGCGCGAGGGGCTGTACCGTGAGTTGCAGACCAACCCCGAACACCCGACCTCCAGCCAGCCCACCCCGCAGGACTGGGCGCAGGCGTACACCCAGGCCAGCGGAGGCACCCTGCCCGTGCTGGGCCTCACCATCAGCAGCGGGCTGTCGGGGAGCCTCAACGCCGCCGAGCAGGCGCGGGCGGTGGTGCCGCAGATTCCCGTCACCCTGCACGACACGCGCACGTTGAGCGCGGCGCAGGCCTTTCAGGTCCACGCGGCAGCCACGGCGGCGGGGCGCGGCGAGACGCTGGAGACGGCGCTGGACTGGGTGCGGCAGACCGCCGCGGAAACGGAACTGTACTTCACCATCGAGACGCTGGAGTACCTGCGCCGGGGCGGGCGCATCGGGCGAGTGCAGGCCACGCTGGGGGGCCTGCTGAACCTCAAGCCGGTGATCACGGTGGACCGGGCGACCGGGGCCTACACGAACGTGGGCCGGGCACGCAGCTACAAGGGGGCCATCGAGGCCGTCGCCGCGCAGGTCACCGCCCGTTACGGCGAGGGCACCCCGCTGCGGCTGGGCCTGCTGTACGGCAGCGTCCGCGAGGATGCCGACGCGCTGCTGGAGGTGATCCAGGCGCGTCACCCGGTCGTCTGGTCCGGTGCCGCGGGCGTGAACCCGGTGCTGAATGTCCACACCGGGCCGCGGGCGCTGGGGGTAGCCGCCGCGCCGGGCCACTGGGTCTGGGAGCGGTAG
- a CDS encoding DUF402 domain-containing protein, which translates to MKRKGNDYVAWFGSGEQQVLRVPNGWLVEYRPGKVETPLDVTLLGQTVRVLDSGYRWVDVVPDTGHHALKVQMDGQGVPRQLYVDIFRESGLDAAGVPWVNDLYLDVVALCQVLPDGRWQVTAAEIIDVDELEEALAAGRVTPREAALAWEQAQAAQAALLAQAFPLLEVVRQYVGRWPT; encoded by the coding sequence ATGAAGCGGAAGGGCAACGACTACGTCGCGTGGTTCGGCTCAGGGGAGCAGCAGGTGCTGCGGGTGCCGAACGGCTGGCTGGTGGAGTATCGCCCCGGCAAGGTGGAGACACCGCTGGACGTGACCCTGCTGGGCCAGACCGTGCGGGTGCTGGACAGCGGCTACCGCTGGGTGGACGTTGTCCCGGATACCGGACATCACGCCCTCAAAGTTCAGATGGATGGTCAGGGGGTTCCGCGGCAACTGTACGTGGACATCTTCCGCGAGTCCGGCCTGGATGCGGCGGGGGTGCCTTGGGTGAACGACCTGTACCTGGATGTGGTCGCCCTCTGCCAGGTGCTGCCGGATGGACGCTGGCAGGTGACGGCCGCCGAGATCATCGACGTGGATGAACTTGAGGAGGCGCTGGCTGCGGGCCGGGTCACGCCGCGGGAAGCGGCCCTGGCCTGGGAACAGGCTCAGGCAGCGCAGGCGGCCCTGCTGGCCCAGGCCTTCCCATTGCTGGAGGTGGTCCGGCAGTACGTCGGCCGTTGGCCCACCTGA
- a CDS encoding GNAT family N-acetyltransferase, with protein sequence MTVPTPAEVTALCATAWPDRLPHPRGLADRLGEPSGWAWRRDDAGRLVAFAAFRPPESAPHGHLRLLLTHPDLRGRGLGRALVAEVRERLGPVPLAAGEERGHFLPSAPEASVGFFERVGFVPTGRVSVDMVADLRPPPPAARLPAHLRLTDAREEGILSGVQALTTDVFSPRWTHDATAVATRAPHQLLALQGDGRVLGFALVGTGDNPAILPSFLFPAALCAAVGADGLAGGLGPVGLHPDLRGSGVGRALMLAAMHHLRGQGVQAMGIDWTGIAPFYERLGFRTWASYTHLRLPALQP encoded by the coding sequence ATGACCGTCCCCACCCCTGCCGAAGTCACGGCCTTGTGTGCCACCGCCTGGCCTGACCGTCTGCCCCATCCGCGCGGCCTCGCGGACCGGCTGGGCGAGCCGTCCGGGTGGGCCTGGCGGCGGGATGATGCGGGCCGCCTGGTCGCCTTCGCCGCCTTCCGCCCGCCGGAAAGCGCTCCGCATGGGCACCTGCGCCTGCTGCTTACCCATCCCGACCTGCGGGGAAGGGGCCTGGGCCGCGCCCTCGTCGCGGAGGTGCGCGAGCGCCTCGGCCCCGTTCCCCTCGCGGCGGGCGAGGAGAGAGGCCACTTCCTGCCCAGCGCACCTGAGGCCAGCGTGGGCTTTTTCGAGCGGGTGGGCTTTGTCCCCACCGGCCGCGTGAGCGTGGACATGGTGGCCGACCTGCGCCCGCCGCCCCCCGCCGCGCGCCTCCCCGCCCACCTGCGCCTGACCGACGCCCGCGAGGAAGGCATCCTGTCCGGCGTGCAGGCCCTTACCACCGATGTCTTCAGCCCCCGCTGGACCCACGATGCCACGGCGGTCGCCACCCGCGCACCCCATCAACTGCTGGCCCTGCAAGGCGACGGGCGGGTGCTCGGCTTTGCCCTGGTCGGCACCGGGGACAACCCGGCGATTCTGCCCTCGTTCCTGTTCCCGGCGGCCCTGTGCGCGGCAGTGGGTGCAGATGGTCTGGCGGGCGGCCTGGGTCCCGTCGGCCTGCATCCCGACCTGCGCGGCAGCGGCGTGGGCCGCGCCCTGATGCTCGCCGCCATGCACCACCTGCGCGGCCAGGGCGTGCAGGCGATGGGCATCGACTGGACCGGCATCGCGCCCTTCTACGAGCGCCTGGGCTTCCGCACCTGGGCGTCGTATACGCACCTGCGGCTGCCTGCCCTTCAGCCATGA